A window of Rubricoccus marinus contains these coding sequences:
- the dnaN gene encoding DNA polymerase III subunit beta: MKFTVPSQDLQRALSTVSGAVPSKATLPILECVLFERDAENEALRIAATDLEISIVQSIPVQFETNGTDAKQRIAVPAKRLLDTIRALPSGLPVTVTTDSEYTVELTTDQGRYKMVGYDGGDYPALPSLENAQAIKAPVAVLKRAIDKTGFAVSRDALRPAMMGVLFQVRPENTRAVATDGHRLVRLTLDAITAEEPIEFIAPEKALSLVGKAAGDMGDCTIRVGGGYVEFSLGDTTVIGRMIDEQYPNYEAVIPVENEKRLTVQREALLAAVKRVALYSSSMTHQVRLALRKDGIEISAEDIERASEAKERVLCEYDAEDMEIGFNATYLTEVLQNLDADDAVFEFSSPNRAGVVSPSDPNEGEDVLMLIMPVMLNTYAA, from the coding sequence ATGAAGTTCACCGTCCCCAGCCAGGATCTCCAACGCGCCCTCTCGACCGTCAGCGGCGCGGTCCCTTCCAAGGCGACGCTGCCCATTCTGGAGTGCGTGCTTTTCGAGCGCGACGCCGAGAACGAGGCGCTGCGGATCGCCGCGACCGACCTGGAGATTTCTATCGTCCAATCCATTCCGGTCCAGTTTGAGACCAACGGCACGGACGCCAAGCAGCGGATCGCAGTCCCGGCCAAGCGCCTGCTGGACACCATCCGCGCGCTCCCTTCGGGCCTGCCTGTAACGGTTACGACGGATTCCGAGTACACCGTCGAGTTGACGACCGATCAGGGCCGCTACAAGATGGTCGGCTACGACGGCGGCGACTACCCCGCCCTTCCAAGCCTGGAGAACGCGCAGGCGATCAAAGCGCCTGTGGCCGTTCTCAAGCGCGCGATCGACAAGACCGGGTTTGCCGTCTCGCGCGATGCCCTCCGTCCCGCGATGATGGGCGTCCTCTTCCAGGTTCGGCCCGAGAACACGCGTGCCGTCGCGACCGACGGCCACAGGCTCGTCCGCCTCACGCTCGACGCCATCACGGCCGAGGAGCCCATCGAGTTCATCGCGCCGGAGAAGGCGCTTTCGCTTGTTGGGAAGGCCGCTGGCGACATGGGCGACTGCACGATCCGCGTCGGCGGCGGCTACGTCGAGTTCTCTCTCGGCGATACGACGGTGATCGGCCGCATGATCGACGAGCAGTACCCCAACTACGAGGCCGTTATCCCCGTTGAGAACGAGAAGCGCCTGACCGTGCAACGCGAGGCGCTCCTGGCGGCCGTCAAGCGCGTCGCGCTGTACTCCTCCAGCATGACGCACCAGGTGCGGCTCGCGCTCCGCAAGGACGGCATCGAGATCTCCGCCGAGGACATCGAGCGCGCCTCTGAGGCCAAAGAGCGCGTGCTGTGCGAGTACGACGCCGAGGACATGGAGATCGGCTTCAACGCGACCTACCTCACCGAGGTGCTCCAGAACCTCGACGCCGACGATGCGGTCTTTGAGTTCTCCTCGCCCAACCGAGCAGGCGTCGTTTCCCCTTCCGACCCCAACGAGGGCGAGGACGTGCTGATGCTCATCATGCCCGTCATGCTCAACACGTACGCGGCTTAG
- a CDS encoding thiol-disulfide oxidoreductase DCC family protein: MPARPQTPVLLIDGVCSLCEGAVRFVLDRERPGAPPLQFGSLQDESAKPLLALSGLPEDYLEGVVLVGPERTLTGADAALALMTRLQAPWPAVARGLGLAPRPVREWAYRMVAKHRYRLFGTKDECSLPTAAERRRMLG; encoded by the coding sequence ATGCCCGCTCGTCCCCAAACCCCGGTCCTGCTCATCGATGGTGTCTGTTCGCTCTGCGAAGGCGCCGTTCGCTTCGTGCTAGACCGCGAGCGGCCCGGCGCACCACCGCTCCAGTTCGGATCGCTGCAGGACGAATCCGCAAAACCGCTCCTCGCGCTCTCGGGCCTCCCGGAGGATTACTTGGAGGGCGTCGTGCTTGTCGGCCCGGAGCGCACGCTGACCGGCGCCGACGCCGCGCTCGCTCTGATGACGCGGCTCCAGGCGCCGTGGCCGGCGGTCGCCAGAGGCCTCGGCCTCGCGCCGCGGCCTGTGCGCGAATGGGCCTACCGGATGGTCGCGAAGCACCGCTACCGGCTTTTCGGAACCAAAGACGAATGCAGCCTGCCGACCGCCGCGGAACGCCGGCGAATGCTAGGCTGA
- a CDS encoding RNA polymerase sigma factor, whose product MPPDEFHRLDAVSRHLPFAVDDYEAVNQAFAAWRASGAESDQSVVQIWLYSYIQRYFIIQFLRERGTPSEKARCVSRAMRRSLNALERIEDASKFASYVSVVCKNTLRNHRRDRRELAEPDDRIAAAEATETVTDQDRALIRYVFALVLKDMPEAIRKIGELRFLEGLEYAEIAERSGVALPTVRTYAARVMKRMREDSRIRALHYDDLHPADAQYGDTTTSHI is encoded by the coding sequence ATGCCGCCTGACGAGTTTCACCGTTTGGATGCCGTCTCCCGACACCTGCCCTTCGCGGTAGATGACTACGAGGCGGTCAACCAGGCGTTCGCAGCGTGGCGCGCCTCTGGCGCGGAATCCGACCAGTCGGTCGTGCAGATCTGGTTGTATTCGTACATCCAACGGTACTTCATCATTCAGTTCCTGCGCGAGCGCGGGACGCCGAGCGAGAAGGCACGCTGCGTGTCGCGCGCCATGCGGCGTTCGCTAAACGCGCTGGAGCGGATTGAGGACGCGAGCAAGTTCGCCTCTTACGTGAGCGTGGTGTGCAAGAACACACTCCGGAACCACCGGCGCGACCGGCGCGAACTGGCGGAGCCCGACGACCGGATCGCCGCGGCGGAGGCCACCGAGACCGTCACGGACCAGGACCGGGCGCTGATCCGTTACGTGTTCGCTCTGGTCCTGAAGGATATGCCAGAGGCCATCCGGAAGATCGGCGAGCTCCGCTTTCTGGAAGGGTTGGAGTACGCCGAGATCGCGGAGCGGAGCGGGGTCGCTCTGCCAACCGTTCGGACGTACGCGGCTCGGGTCATGAAGCGCATGCGAGAAGACAGCCGTATCCGCGCCCTCCACTACGACGACCTGCACCCCGCTGACGCTCAGTATGGGGACACTACTACGTCCCACATCTGA
- the rplM gene encoding 50S ribosomal protein L13 — translation MDHNSFKTFSQRPQDVEAAWHLVDAENAVVGRLSAQVAALIRGKHKPEYTPHVDGGDFVVIVNADKVRFTGKKETDKTYFRHSGYPGGVTLQTPREVREKYPERILEHSIKGMLPKNRLGRQMAKKLKVYAGAEHPHEAQNPQPLDIDA, via the coding sequence ATGGACCACAACTCGTTCAAGACCTTCAGCCAGCGCCCGCAGGATGTGGAGGCCGCATGGCACCTCGTCGATGCCGAGAACGCCGTCGTCGGCCGTCTCTCCGCGCAGGTCGCGGCCCTTATCCGGGGCAAGCACAAGCCGGAGTACACGCCTCACGTCGACGGCGGAGACTTCGTCGTCATCGTGAACGCGGACAAGGTCCGCTTCACGGGCAAGAAGGAGACCGACAAGACTTACTTCCGGCACTCCGGCTACCCCGGAGGCGTGACGCTTCAGACTCCGCGCGAGGTGCGCGAGAAGTACCCGGAGCGCATCCTGGAGCACTCCATCAAGGGCATGCTGCCCAAGAACCGCCTCGGCCGCCAGATGGCGAAAAAGCTGAAGGTGTACGCCGGCGCGGAGCATCCGCACGAGGCGCAGAACCCCCAGCCGCTCGACATCGACGCCTAA
- the rpsI gene encoding 30S ribosomal protein S9, whose translation MPTQYQAVGRRKTSVARVYLRPGSGNVIINKRPLSEYLPTEIRQRAATAALDLTELRGEFDVVVNAKGGGLTGQADAIQLGVARCLVEHNAELRKPLRDAGYLTRDPRMVERKKPGQPKARKKFQFSKR comes from the coding sequence ATGCCTACCCAGTACCAGGCCGTCGGCCGCCGCAAGACTTCGGTTGCCCGCGTTTACCTCCGCCCCGGCAGCGGTAACGTGATCATCAACAAGCGCCCGCTCTCGGAGTACCTCCCCACGGAGATCCGCCAGCGCGCCGCGACCGCCGCCCTCGACCTCACGGAGCTCCGTGGCGAGTTCGACGTCGTCGTCAACGCCAAGGGCGGTGGCCTCACCGGCCAGGCCGACGCCATCCAACTCGGCGTGGCTCGTTGCCTCGTGGAGCACAACGCGGAGCTTCGCAAGCCACTTCGCGACGCAGGCTACCTGACGCGTGACCCCCGCATGGTGGAGCGCAAGAAGCCCGGCCAGCCCAAGGCTCGCAAGAAGTTCCAGTTCTCGAAGCGCTAA